A single Garra rufa chromosome 9, GarRuf1.0, whole genome shotgun sequence DNA region contains:
- the LOC141343298 gene encoding neuronal pentraxin-2: MHPGSLRKSKQLFSFFYFICLSLCAGTGMPGSDYNPHSRFICTPIPADADPACFPTAGGPAGPSPGHHSGPSGNSNGWWGMSEEAKVTILHLRESLVQQKETILDQRETIRELTAKLNLCEGFGHGTGSHEEHPHRTPAQLAHHAHHAYPTAPDSGHLGWAPPDGHHGLELSHYGDGDGGHHAGKAALSEKLVTGEIPSPSSTPEQMSRMLHSLKERLDNLQTRNTSTSYSSSLKDLLQRKISALEQQMQHHSAFLTSATHTDHEDEDDGGHHGDDHDDHSHHGDTDHDSHDDHSDPHDESHRSDHHDDDRHDGGHHDDNRHDSDHHGDNSHDDNSHDNGHQDNGHHGYERLTYSLQGHREAQSGVQSNLDAVLSQLQQRLTDTGSRKRSKPTEAFQIGFPMRTNYMYGRVKRTLLHEIFSFTLCLWMKAGIGPGLGTPFSYSVPGQANELVLIEWGNNPMELLVDDRAVTLPLSVSDGKWHHVCVTWSTRDGLWEAYQDGVKRGSGENLSPWHPIKPGGVFILGQEQDTLGGRFDATQAFVGEVSDVQMWSHVLTPHDVYSLASCGGHMTGDIIAWAESAVELHGGVTKYPFDPCH, encoded by the exons ATGCATCCAGGAAGCTTAAGAAAGAGCAAACAGCTTTTCTCCTTCTTCTACTTCATCTGTCTTTCCTTATGCGCTGGAACAGGAATGCCAGGTTCAGACTACAACCCTCATTCTCGTTTCATCTGCACCCCGATTCCAGCTGATGCCGATCCTGCGTGTTTCCCCACGGCGGGCGGCCCGGCCGGCCCCAGTCCAGGACACCACAGCGGGCCGAGCGGAAACAGCAACGGCTGGTGGGGAATGTCAGAGGAGGCCAAAGTGACAATCCTGCACCTGCGGGAGAGTTTGGTGCAGCAGAAGGAAACCATCCTGGACCAGAGGGAGACCATCCGAGAGCTCACCGCCAAACTCAACCTGTGCGAGGGCTTCGGCCATGGCACCGGCAGCCATGAAGAGCATCCGCACAGAACGCCCGCACAGCTGGCCCATCACGCCCACCACGCCTACCCCACTGCACCCGACAGCGGACACCTCGGGTGGGCCCCGCCTGACGGCCATCATGGGCTGGAGCTGAGTCACTACGGAGATGGGGACGGAGGGCATCATGCTGGGAAAGCGGCTCTGAGCGAGAAGCTCGTGACGGGGGAGATTCCTTCACCCTCATCCACGCCGGAGCAGATGAGCAGGATGTTGCACAGCCTCAAGGAACGGCTGGACAACCTACAG ACCAGAAACACCTCCACCAGCTACTCCAGCTCACTGAAGGACCTCCTGCAGAGGAAGATCAGCGCTCTGGAGCAGCAGATGCAACACCACTCTGCATTTCTGACCAGCGCCACTCACACTGACCACGAGGATGAGGATGATGGCGGTCACCATGGTGACGATCACGACGACCACAGCCATCATGGTGACACGGACCACGACAGCCATGACGACCACAGTGATCCTCACGATGAGAGCCACCGTAGCGATCACCATGACGACGATCGTCACGACGGCGGTCACCATGACGACAATCGCCACGACAGCGATCACCATGGTGACAACAGCCATGATGACAACAGCCATGACAACGGACACCAAGACAACGGTCACCATGGCTATGAGAGGTTGACGTATAGCCTGCAAGGTCACAGAGAAGCACAGAGTGGAGTTCAGAGCAACCTGGACGCGGTTCTCAGTCAACTGCAGCAAAGGCTCACTGACACGG GTTCTAGAAAGAGAAGCAAACCCACCGAAGCTTTCCAGATCGGCTTCCCCATGAGAACCAACTACATGTACGGCCGGGTGAAGCGCACGCTGCTGCATGAGATCTTCTCCTTCACGCTGTGTCTGTGGATGaaggccggcatcgggcctggaCTCGGGACGCCCTTCTCCTACTCCGTGCCTGGACAGGCCAACGAGCTGGTGCTCATCGAGTGGGGAAACAACCCCATGGAGCTGCTGGTGGATGACAGA GCCGTTACTCTACCGCTGTCAGTGAGTGATGGTAAATGGCACCATGTGTGCGTGACGTGGTCGACGCGGGACGGCCTGTGGGAGGCCTATCAGGACGGAGTGAAGAGAGGCTCAGGGGAAAACCTCTCGCCCTGGCATCCCATCAAACCTGGAGGAGTCTTCATACTGGGACAGGAACAG GACACACTGGGTGGTCGTTTTGACGCAACGCAGGCGTTTGTTGGTGAAGTCTCAGATGTTCAGATGTGGTCTCATGTTCTCACACCACACGACGTCTACAGCCTGGCATCATGTGGTGGTCACATGACCGGTGACATCATCGCCTGGGCGGAGTCAGCGGTGGAGCTGCACGGCGGGGTCACCAAATACCCCTTTGACCCCTGCCATTAA